A DNA window from Schistocerca americana isolate TAMUIC-IGC-003095 chromosome 4, iqSchAmer2.1, whole genome shotgun sequence contains the following coding sequences:
- the LOC124612488 gene encoding putative uncharacterized protein DDB_G0287191, giving the protein MAPSRTAMLTLLLGLTALAAVWAEPSGPLHQHFIVRVPYPIHTVHHHKIHKVPVHHYFHALHHHHVHPLAVPVPPPALVEHQFVHY; this is encoded by the exons ATGCTGACGCTGCTGCTGGGTCTGACCGCGCTTGCTGCCGTCTGGGCCGAGCCGTCGGGACCCCTCCA CCAACACTTCATCGTGCGCGTGCCGTACCCGATCCACACGGTGCATCACCACAAGATCCACAAGGTGCCCGTGCACCACTACTTCCACGCGCTGCACCACCACCACGTCCACCCCCTGGCTGTCCCAGTGCCGCCGCCTGCGCTTGTTGAGCATCAGTTCGTCCACTACTGA